In Bufo gargarizans isolate SCDJY-AF-19 chromosome 5, ASM1485885v1, whole genome shotgun sequence, the following are encoded in one genomic region:
- the LOC122939663 gene encoding uncharacterized protein LOC122939663 has protein sequence MDLRPTVDSLEPSEESASDGSETPAVFSPERSPEPTLAEDPEDSSQGQQQQPLSSPPRVRQPQPRCRRQVPPSTSVPESREVIDARVIDFLAQRRSDGVEEKMLRGLGPLMKKVPETEYNECVASIAVVLKLFAIPNHGDILSRLNTWKKDLESEGQPQMPGQFAVERQPTQAPSFAPHPQYGPPHGHMQGAAQGIYQGSLPTVPPQQAQGRPRSSFPAGSFTQDLFEL, from the exons ATggacttgaggcc tactgtggacagtctggaacccTCTGAGGAGTCTGCTTCGGATGGGAGTGAAACTCCCGCTGTTTTTTCACCTGAAAGAAGTCCCGAACCAACGCTGGCAGAGGACCCGGAGGATTCTTCACAGGGCCAGCAACAACAACCACTCTCCAGTCCACCCCGTGTCAGGCAGCCGCAGCCAAGATGCcgccgccaagtccctccctccacctctgtgccagagagtcgggaGGTTATTGACGCACGCGTCATTGATTTTCTGGCACAGAGGCGGAGTGACGGAGTGGAGGAGAAAATGCTCCGGGGATTAGGGCCCCTGATGAAGAAAGTGCCGGAAACAGAGTACAATGAGTGCGTGGCTTCAATTGCAGTAGTCTTGAAGCTGTTTGCAATCCCAAATCATGGGGACATTCTGAGTAGATTAAATACCTGGAAGAAGGATCTGGAAAGTGAGGGGCAACCCCAAATGCCCGGACAATTTGCAGTTGAAAGGCAACCGACGCAGGCGCCTTCTTTTGCACCACACCCCCAGTACGGGCCACCCCATGGCCATATGCAAGGGGCAGCACAGGGCATTTACCAGGGCAGTTTGCCCACTGTCCCaccacagcaggctcagggaaggCCACGGTCCTCCTTTCCTGCAGGGTCTTTTACTCAGGACCTGTTtgagttgtaa